AACGGGTGATTTTGTTGAAGGCGATGTGGCCGCCCATACCCATCAGTGCCTGAAAAACCTTTCGGCCATAGCCAGGGCTGCAGGAACGGAATTGAACCGGGCTGTTAAGGTGACAGTTTTTTTAACGGATATGAATGATTTTGCGGCAGTGAATGAAGTCTATACACGGCATTTTGATAAGATTCTACCTGCACGATCCGCTGTTCAGGTGGCAGCCCTGCCCAAAAATGCCCGTATCGAAATAGAAGCGATTCTTGCCCGTTAACGTAAAAGAAGGAGAACTGTTGATGAATCTATCCCGATTTCCCCGCCGTCGTTACACCGAAGGTCATACTCCTCTGGAATTTCTGCCCCGTTTTACGGAAGCAGTGGGTGGTCCCAACATTTATATTAAGAGAGATGATCTTCTTGGCTTGACATCCGGGGGCAACAAGACCCGAAAGCTGGAGTTTCTTGTGGCCGATGCCATGGCCCAGGGAGCCGATACTCTTATTACCTGTGGAGCTGTTCAGTCCAACCACTGCCGCCTTACCCTGGCTGCGGCCGTGAAAGAGGGGCTGAAGTGCCGCCTGGTTCTGGAGGAAAGGGTGCCCGGATCTTACAATCCTGAAGCTTCCGGCAATAACTTTCTGTTTAACCTTCTGGGCGTTGAAAAAATTACGGTTGTGCCGGCGGGAACCAACATGGCGGAAGCCATGGGTAAGGTGGCGGAAGAGCTGGCAGCGGATGGCCGCAGGGGCTATGTGATTCCCGGTGGCGGTTCCAATGCCATTGGTGCCACGGGTTACGTGGCCTGTGCACAGGAGATTCAGCAGCAGTTGTTTGAAAAGGGACTTGACATCCATCAGCTTTGCGT
Above is a genomic segment from Desulfobotulus pelophilus containing:
- a CDS encoding RidA family protein, whose translation is MKDQFVPESVCSEEAPAAIGPYSQAVTAGGLVFISGQLPLDPATGDFVEGDVAAHTHQCLKNLSAIARAAGTELNRAVKVTVFLTDMNDFAAVNEVYTRHFDKILPARSAVQVAALPKNARIEIEAILAR
- a CDS encoding D-cysteine desulfhydrase; translation: MNLSRFPRRRYTEGHTPLEFLPRFTEAVGGPNIYIKRDDLLGLTSGGNKTRKLEFLVADAMAQGADTLITCGAVQSNHCRLTLAAAVKEGLKCRLVLEERVPGSYNPEASGNNFLFNLLGVEKITVVPAGTNMAEAMGKVAEELAADGRRGYVIPGGGSNAIGATGYVACAQEIQQQLFEKGLDIHQLCVASGSSGTHAGLLTGFIGCNLNIPVVGVGVSRDPEDQDPIVHQVALETAERLGMKQDISRESVVTFGDYWRPKYSVPNAKMVEAVTMMARTEGILLDPVYTGKAVAGLIGLCRKGYFKKGENVLYVHTGGSPALYAYTRPILGLEEVAE